In a genomic window of Magnolia sinica isolate HGM2019 chromosome 14, MsV1, whole genome shotgun sequence:
- the LOC131225128 gene encoding uncharacterized protein LOC131225128: MDRPGSDGACYYSVLGIRKNASVVEVRSAFRKLAMKWHPDRWTRDPTVAGEAKRRFQQIQEAYSVLSDEGKRAMYDAGLYDPFEEEDEGFSDFMQEMLSMMDNVRAEKDSFEDLQKMFMEMVGGDEALKFGDGVDGKKRRVASDSSRRAGGSAPKRGTSHVNISSFGSTTFDR; this comes from the exons CTATTCCGTCCTCGGGATCCGCAAGAACGCATCCGTTGTCGAAGTCCGCAGCGCTTTTCGGAAGCTCGCGATG AAATGGCATCCGGATAGATGGACGAGAGATCCGACGGTGGCTGGAGAAGCGAAGCGGCGATTCCAGCAAATTCAAGAAGCTTATTCTG TTCTGTCAGACGAGGGGAAGCGAGCAATGTACGACGCGGGGTTGTATGATCCATTCGAAGAAGAGGATGAG ggattttctgattttatgCAAGAAATGCTCTCGATGATGGACAATGTGCGGGCCGAG aaGGACAGCTTCGAGGACCTTCAAAAAATGTTTATGGAGATGGTGGGTGGAGACGAAGCGCTGAAATTCGGGGACGGCGTTGACGGGAAGAAGCGTCGAGTGGCGTCCGACTCGTCGAGAAGGGCAGGAGGGAGCGCCCCGAAACGCGGCACGTCGCATGTCAACATCTCGAGTTTCGGCAGCACGACGTTTGATCGATAG